A segment of the Vanessa cardui chromosome 22, ilVanCard2.1, whole genome shotgun sequence genome:
cgatgctatctaagttgtgtcgtactatactatcttaatcttgaatataatattttttgcacaCTACAATTATACAATtgacacaacaataataactaCATATTGTTTGTTACTATATAACTgcgacatatatattataatatcgtataagAAAAGTTTGTCACGCGAACAAGCTCTTAATCCGAGTCGTTAATTAACGTTTTgagatcatatattttaattatggttTCTTTCAGATTAGGTAAcgaaaaatacaaaagtaagGTAGTGTGGAAGACTCTTCATCCTTCATGGCTGGAACAATTCGACCTCCACTTATATGATGATCAAGAGCAAATCTTAGAAGTAACGGTATGGGATAAAGACAAACAGACTAAGGATGATTTTTTAGGAAGGTAAGTCAAACGaagttttactatattgtgtttttttttattgaattaattaaattattcttttctTATTAAGGTTTGTATCGTAAAGAAGAAAagtgttatttcaaataatgctAGTTATACCAATTCTTTGTatagtttttttgtaaatacagAGTAAATaattctttgaaatattttgagtgaaaaatCGAAATAGACATTATGAATGAAACTTAGCTTAGCTTAGGTTGCACGTGACGCTTTGTCGCTACGAAAACTAAAAGCTCGAACGTGCATTTACAACGCCCTATACATTATATAACCTGATTAACAAAGTCTATGTAGTACACTATTAGCGACGTGTAGTTTAACACTAATTGTATACTTCAAAAAGCAAATTTTAATGCTCAttgcattaaaatttttattaagtagtCGCCCACGGTTTGCTagcattttagggtgttagttgtcatgtgttaagtaAAGAAGTAGTTTTCttcgtactaaatttcatcaaattcggttcagccgtttggtcgtgaaatagagAGATAaacagagttgctttcacatttataatattaatataggtgtTGCTTGATGAACTGAATAGATTATGTAGgtagtgtaaaataaattctgtaattgataaaaatcaaaatatatacagaaaCATACTTACGTAACTATTATGATTTTGAGTCACAAAAGCgcattgttaatttattacgttGAAATTAAAAGTTTACGACTTAGTATGTATATTACGAGCCGCCTTGGTGTGACGTCAGATAGGCAAAAACTATCATTTCAGTATTATCTGGAACGTAGATACAGAACTTTCTCGGAGTTTTTAtgcttttatttgtaaaactagacactacatacaaaatatttataattgtcaaCATTAAATGAGTGACGGTCGTATATACACGActgttgtttataaaattaatttaattttatggcatgaaaatgtgttaattttgcaaaaatatattttatgtggcTTCCTATTAAGAAAATcaacattttgaagtactttttcaaatttatcgCAATACCCTATTTCAGTTTTTTTCCAGCTTGACAATACTATATtgaacgataaaatatttttatatttttaaaataagaatatattaaatttgttatacgATACCAAGGGTCCAAcgggattaaaaataaaataatttattaagcgAGCTTTTCaacatgttttgttttgttaagcGTACACCTGTTTGTTAGCCgacaaaacaaataaacgtATGAAATATGTGGCATTCAAAATAAACTGAAGTTAGATGATTATCTATATATGAAATGGAAACCCAGCTTCACCCGTGTAAGATACACAAATCTAGACAATTACggtttatcctttacttttcatataacatataactttttcatatacattgttctttaatttattCTGGATAAGTTTCCATTGAGTCTACCCTAACACGGAATtatttctgaacgcacccgtaaacgtcaaacttGATCGCCCGTtaactgtcatgtcattgaattttatggttttaatatcatatatcgATTAAATCTGTGcccaaataaaagccataataaaaaaaataaaaatcgattaaacGAATTTTGAGGGTATTTATTACGGTTGTCGACTAAaaagtcattattttttaacgatctaTAATTGTGGGTAGGTTTCGATCGTAGAACTGcacgatattttaatatagatcaaaGTCTCAGGATACTGTAGCACAAAAAAGAACTGTAACAAACGgacgaattttattattttggtgtGCGTAATACTTACCAAATATCATTCTTTACTAATGCGCTTATATTGATTTGTCATTCTCAGAAGGCTAGAGAAAAGATAAactaattttttatcaatttcgtTGATTAAACGCTatacatattgtgagaaaagccttgaaCATGAATGTGGCCGGATAtaaaggtagaggacgaccaaggaaaggatggatggattgtgtgaaattTGGATGGATTGTCTGACAGACAAGTATAGAAGGagagacatgctgcgccgatcccaaataatattggaataagggcaggaggatgattcGTTGATTAAACGctgataaaatcaatataatgtaTGACACTCGGGGTTATATAtggaaatgaatatatttatatataaagactcAAAGAAAACTCGCTACTCTCGCCACAAattctctatttttttaattcttagttTAGTGTTGTCATACGAAACAATTTGCAAATTAAAGTAGGGAAAAATGCTTCGAAACGTGCAAATGAATACGctttacataaatttacaataatgatTATAGTTGAATTTTGTAGTCAAATTTCAACTGTAATCATAATTACTATTAtcattatgtaaatgtaatttaggttaatttattattttgagatcTGAACATATTATCTCAGTGagacaaaataatttacctATTTTCAAAGGTCAAATAGTAATTTTCTGAATACTTCGTATACAGGCTATTTGCTTTGTGGCTAATTCGCGAAATAGTTATTTCTACtggtagttttaaatttattggaaAATGACAAATCAAATCTTGCTTTTGTTCGGATTCCGCGTAACATAGTTAACTTAATTACCTATTATATTTTAGATGTACAATAGATCTCTCAACATTAGAAAGAGAGAAGACACACAACATATGGCAGGACCTCGAAGACGGTAATGGACAAATATTTCTCCTATTAACAATAAGTGGTACCACACAATCGGAAACAATCACAGATCTCGCTAGCTATAGAGAAAACCCTAGGGATGTTGAAATTATCGAGAGGAgatatgtaagtatattattttaatatgtataatccTAAATAGGCAAGAGTTCAAACCTTTACAGGCCaactaattttttaaaaattttattggttggtatttttaataataccgtATCAAACTAATCTTCGTGTTATTGatgtgaataattatttatcacgcagaaaatgttatataaatccGTAGCGGACATAAAATTTGGCATGAGAAAGTGTAGGgcagaattatatttttaaacttacaaaaaatgtaacaagcctaaaataaataaaacgtcaaagtcagtttaaataaaacaattattgttgattttatacaatcttttgatttgatttgaacttgATATTTTTTGAGGTTAGGTTAAGTAGAGTaactgaataatatataattatttgacccATTATAACCACCAAATTTCAGCACACAAAGCATACgtctcattaaaatttaaatcaatgcCCCATTCAACCTTCACGTATGTTGGCAATATTCCAATCCCAACATTAGTGAGAGCTCGTCTTTTAAGAATGCTTTCAAAGCAAGATTCTCTTTATACGGAGATGTAAAGCAAAGTGAAGCACTATCattcatttttcatttgaaaatttaataaaccgAAAGACATAATATTAATTCGAGACAATGATACCGCTTGACAAATACTTtatgttgtataaaatatacattaaattaataaagcttTTTGTGTTATTCAAAGATAAGAAGCGTAAAATACATTTAgtcataaaataagttttttatattgcatttcgtttttgcttttaaatattttaaaaacaatattactccaatataaacaataaaaattacgcAAGTATAATTCCACATAGAAATgtgtaattttacataaataaataacattaacatGAACGCACCTTCAATcatttaacgttatttttttaaaatctataagTAACGTTAAATATAACGTTGTTACTTAAACGACGATTTTTAAAGCTCAAACTTAAAAACGACAACTTAGTTCGCACTTCGCAGACAGGGTCTGAAAAATTCAACGGTTTACGTCTCCCTTAACGATGTAAACGTCGCAGGTTTATTTCCCTTGTGACTGTTGTCCTTCCTATAAAAAACTACGTTTATTAATTGAAGGGAAAATATAAACGTCGGAATTTTACTGACATTTTACCCAGCTTATATTAATACGTACTTTTATTCTGCTTTCGTCATTCTCTGTAGCTTATTGGCATCGCGGCGATGAGAAATTAAACTAGCTTTGCCTGCGACTTTTTGTGCGATtgtgtttaacaaaaaaatcatttttgttgCCTAAGTTATTTCACATTACATCTAcaactatctgccagtgaaagtcctgtcaaaattaGTCCAGCCATTCCAGCGATTAACCGGAAGAAATATGTAGATAGGATTGGTATATGTATcggtatacatacacatacatctagtaaaaagcatttaatttggtattacaaagagacacttaaattttattacatgtgtaaatttatatgtatccGCATAAATGCGTCTTAATTGTGACCATCTCCGATAAAGTCACGCCCATTTCTAAAGTGTTCCTCATTAAGATTACAGTTTTTTACCTCAAGTATTGCTTGCGTATTAATTCTTGTTGTCATATTTCAAGAACCcctttgaaattaattacaggCGTGGCACAGACTTAACGAGACCACCAGCGGCGTCGGGTGGCTGTGCGTCAAAGTATACGGTGCTAAGGGCTTAGCGGCTGCGGATTTAGGGGGGAAGTCAGATCCTTTCTGCGTACTGGAACTCGGTAATGCTAGGCTACAAACACACACGGAGTATAAAACGCTCACGCCTAACTGGATGAAGATATTTACCTtgtaagttttgtttatttttatactcagTAATTACTTCGGCCAAATAAGTAGATACAGTAGTACCAAATATCGTCGCGTCTATCTTATTCTAGTCTGTGGCCAACTTAAATAAATGAGATTTGTAACGAAAAGAGTTTTACTTAGTGGTAAAGTCTTGTCCAAGATCGTCTACGTAACAACTCATCAGGTGTTCTACCATCAAACTGCAATGCTAAGTATatttgagttccggtttgaaaggcgAGTGAGCCATTGACACATCAGGCACGAACGATGCCTGAGTTCTCAAAGATGGTGGTACATTACCACCATCACTAACTTTGACaatataagaaatagttaaaatttcttacgtgtcaatgtatgtgtatatataatgttatcagGTGGTTAATTTGTCCGTCCGCCTACTGCTTCCCCGGATTTTAATCTACGATGTTCTGTTAAATGTCATGTATTCtctgaatttttatttacgtatttttgACTAACGTTTATGAATAATGAAGGTGAAATATAACgataataagattaaaaataacgttataaatactgaaattttatgcatttttttatctgcatgttttctttcaatttaaaattgaatactttcaaaaatgacatatttattGCCTTATCAGATGTAAGaccatatattttactaaaaatttagATAGGAAACGAATGCTTTGAAAAATAAGGATacctactattatatatatttttagagtcatcatattaaatgttactaacatatatattatatattattatatatgttaatgcAGCTAGAGCTTACCTCAGGGGTGAGGCATActaaaataaacgtataaaatCGATAATTATAAAGtgtggaattattattttaatatagattccCAAGAgcgttaaatgttatttttatatttcagcaCAGTTAAGGATATAAGTTCGATATTAGAATTAACGGTGTACGATGAAGACCACGATCACAAAGTTGAATTCCTCGGTAAACTGGCAATACCATTGTTGAATATAAGAAACGGGGAAAAACGGTGGTTCGCGTTAAAAGATAAGAAGATGCGGGCTAGAGCGAAGGGGAATTACCCACAGATTTTGTTGGAAATGAGCGTCATATGGAACCCTGTAAgatgtataaagttatttaatataaagcataAGACatagagtcgaaatggcccagtggtaagaaagcatgcatcttaaccgatgattgcgggtcaaacccaagcaagcaccgctgattcatgtgcttaaattgtctttataattcatctcgtgctcagcggtgaaggaaaacattgtgaggaaacctgcatgtgacaaatttcaaagaaattctgccacatgtgtattccaccaacccgcattggaacagcattggtgaatatgttccaaaccttctcctcaaagggagaggaagcctttagcccagcagtgggaatttacaggctgttgttgttgtataagaCAATGAATTTTTGGAGTGTTTTCCACACAAAGTTTAGAATCTTTTACTTAAAACCCTTTTTAAAAACTATGAAGTCTAAAGGATTTCTGGAAGTAGTCCTCGTTCTTTCGTCAGAGTATATctttagttatattaattatcatttttatttagctGAAAGGAGCAATCCGAGTTGTGAACCCAAAGGAACCGAAATACATGCATCAGGAGGCTAAGTTCAAAAGGCAGTTGTTTATTCGTAACGTAATGAGACTGAAGGCTATAATCATGTGGTTTATTGAAGTTGGGAAAATTTTACAGTAAGTACCAACAACATaggaaaacatttaaataacaatacaagatagtttatatataaacatatatgaacTGACATCATCAAACATCACACATACGTATTTACTCACATACACACGTTTTACAAGTCGAAACTCACACAAACATTATTTGtgtacacacatacaaacaataaTGACGAATAATCAGCGTAAACATTTCCACCCGATGAttactttaaatgtttttaattcaacgtttaattgttaaaatattgttttgtttcaaattgTTCCTCCCACACCATAAAGTAAAATATGGCCAAAAGACTTGACTGTAAGGCACGCGTCgattaaaattactttgacCTAAACACAGTTAAGAtgctcttatatattttttgacaccgtaatgtaataaaaaaggacaattcattatagatatcaagaaataattcgaaatttaaaaagatttcctattaaaaataaatacataagtatCGAGGGACTTAATTTACGTAACTCTTTAAGTTTTTTCCGATTAGGTTCTACGCTATTCTCGTaaaatattttgctattaatACTTTGGTATAGTAATCTTTGAATATTTCTCTTAAGGAGTTAATACTTTTCTCTTCCAGAGATTGTTTTGAATGGGAATCCAGGATAAGATCGTTCATAGGTCTGCTAGCGTGGCTAGCGTTTTGTTACAACTATCAAATGTGGATGTtgccctttttattattaacattttttgcgAGAAACTGGCTTATTTATAGACTAACGGGTAAgttttattacgattttttttattataattatttaaatttagaatcaattctttatttccttttttcagCGTTCGAATTAGATATTCGTTAATTTTTCAAcgtaatttttagtaaaaaagttaatatcattaaatgcgtaaatatatatttatttcaactaaaactagttactgtataaatcttgaccgcgtggaatggtggcaagaatgctagcagcatttccccgttgaatcgcaattgcgatcctctgggcaaaaaacgaaccagccctcatGTCACCAGCGGAGGCAATGaggcaccactactccaagggtcaAGCATTTCAACAgcaacttttatatattttttatatatttatttaagcatttaatttaatgttataaattaattctatagATGTACAGATAACTTGGAATGGAGAATAAATGGGAATATTTTCGTTaagtttctatttttattttgtagttcCATTAAAACGTTTCCGATGTAGTCCTTGGGCGTGTCTGAAAGAATTATTTTGTAGTAAGTTAAAGGTGATTGTTGTAACGTTTTGCATGATTGACTTTTATCAAAATGAAAAGTTTGTtgtgataacatttttaatgtaacgCTTGTAAATAGCTTGTGTAATCCGTTTTTATCTCGTTCGTATTTTAGGTGTCGATATTTGAAAATCCTGAATGTTTTGCGTTCTAAAAGTTTTTTGACATAATGCCAAAGCAGTAATTgtttacaagaaaatatttgCAAACTGCATATCTTAACGCGCttgcatataatattttaataaatcatccaaatacattaatacattatacattttgCTTTGTCACACTAACATACAGAAATGTAAactactataattttattaatagtgcCACCACACGTGtggttcattaatttttaatacaatgtcATGGGAATATTATATGCAACATTTGCTAATTGAATTTGTAAAGAGAACTAAGTGTCCTTGATGAATACCAtgttattagaaataatattttatgaataattaatactgTACATTATGATACAAAATAGCAACAGTTAGTTAAGCGAATTGTCCgccattttacttttttaaatatgatttaatcgGTAACACAGACACGAATAAAAAAAGTCCAAAGTATTTGATGATGagctcatttttattttgaatgaatgACTTTCAGGCGGAAATCCTCTGCTTTTACCTGTGGATGATGATGATCTACTAGCCGAAGAAGATGACGAGGAAGAAGTAGACAAGGTAACAAAAatgtagcctgtaaatttcccactgttcgGCTAAAGTCTTCTTtgcctttgagtagaaggtttttttttatggcataggtggcaaacgagcaggaggctcacctgatggaaagtgactaccaccgcccatggacatctgcaacaccagggggcttgcaggtgcgttgccggcctttgagaaaggagtacgctcttttcttgaaggttcccatgtcgtatcggttcggaaaaaccgccggcgaaagctggttccacaaagtagttgtgcgaggcagaaaatgactgagaaatcgcgctgttgtggattttcggacatcaaggtagtgcgggtgaaacttagaattttggcgagatgtccgaaggtgaaattcagcagccgggattaatccgaacaattcctcggaacattccccgtgaaaaattcggtagaagatgcagagtgatccaacatctctacgcaaagccaaaggatcaaggagatcggaaagggctttatcgtcgataactcgggccgctctacgttgaatgcggtcaaatggaaggagctggtactggggagcacccgcccagaggtgagagcagtactccatgtgaggccgaatttgcgccctgtaaagttttaggcgataggccgacgtgaaatactgtctcgccttgctgagcacacccagcttttttgaagccaatttggctttgccttccaattgaccgcggaactgaacgaggctcgaaatatcaacgccaagtattccgatactacctgtagcggctatcggaatgttctcaaattgtggagatacgacaaatggtgtttttttagcggttaacgcgcaaacttacgtgtttttggggttgaaatggactagatttagtcggccccaattcgagacttcgtttaacgaagattcgatttcagacacaagtttgttccggttctcttcgacgttttcccgagaaatattagcgcggccggtgtataaggtgtcaacggtactgtcgtctgcatagcaatgaatgttcccgatttgcaacaaatcattgatatgcagaagaaacagagtgggtgatagaacgcagccttgtggaacaccagcattgacgaattttaagtcggagcatgcaccgtcgacaacgaccttgatgctccgatctgccaaaaagctggtaatccaattgcataatttcccgggaagcccataggaaggaagcttcgaaagaagcgctttgtgccagacgcgatcgaaggccttcgctatgtccaagctggctgctaatgcctcccccttgctctcaactgcttcagcccatctatgagtaaggtaaactagaagatcaccggccgaccgaccccgacggaaaccgtaatggcggtcgctaatcagctggatctcctctagataccgcaggagctggcagttaataagggactccattaccttggagagcaaggaggtgatggctataggcctataattggacggatctgagcggttgccttttttagggatcgggtgcaccaaagctgtcttccaggagttcgtcgggacgacgcctaatgtgtaggattgccggaaaagacgcgttaagaccggtgccaactcgggagcacatgtccgtagcacgattggagggatgccatcaggtccactcgacttatgaatatccaaggaaagaagtgctttgcgaactgcactttgccggaatttaacctctgGCATCGTgatatcacaccgcggaattgtcggtggagactttccttggtcatccagagtagagttcgacgcgaagagagagcctaaaagatcagctttctctttcgcggtatgggccaatgactcaccgtccctgtgcagagatggaaacgaaggctgactaaaattccctaagacagccttagcgagagaccagccattcagcgtggtgggcattaaagtcgcccagaataatgatctctgcggatggaatctgctgcagcacggaatctgtagccacttggacgtgctcaaccagtcggtcggtttcggcattaccgctattggacctataaaggcacgcatagattcgcggatggtcatcgcagtctacacgcagccagataatcgataggtcctgtccttcaaggctgccgaggcgtcgagaacagatatcatctctgacgtaaacgcataccccagctcgtggcacaaaggaatgttccaatttgtacccagggtacgaaagaaaagtcgtatcggcaggagaagatatctgggtctcggttagaaagaggccggcttcgccgtttccagatggtagtgaacggcgttgaggttagagttgagtccccttatgttgcagaagtccacagcgagggtggtaggggttgccttatgatgcctgctccgcttgcctcgaacagtggcgagcgcaaaattgccccctcccagaattcggagggcagccttggcatccctgctcaggtggtgtatgtcctgagcatgtatgcccagagagggattctccaccgctgtcgctggtggtaccctcctggggtaatttaaccatattctgcacaaccatcaagttttgggggggagggggattgggcctccggaactctcacttaccgggcgaaacgcggtagcatagctaccactttacgccgattttaagtgagagagtggtacttccccgggcgtgccggcagattcggctgtaacccgaaggtatacagcgtggcactaccgcTTACATTGTGTTGGTGAAagaggagcatattccaccaaacctTTTTTTTGAACGAGGAGAAAATACGTTTACGCATGCGGCCCGGTTGTGAGACCGGGACGGGTATATGGGATTCAACCGTGCCAAACCGTGCCAACCAAAATGGAAAAATCAATCATTATAAAATGAAGAACAACAAGAACGAGTGGTTTGGACTATTTGTAAACTAAACACTAAAGCTTTGCATAAACAGTACAgatttcatagatattttattttctaatggatgttatatattttttgttacaggaGGAAAAGAAATCTCTAAAAGAAAGATTGCAAGCAATACAAGAAGTGACACAAACAGTACAAAATGCCATCGGTTACGTAGCTTCTTTAGGAGAAGCTGTAAAAAAGTAAggaaaataactaatttaaattcattatttaactATACATGGGTACTTTTTAAGTAAATagacaattttttataattctaaatatatattaggaataactattgtttatttttgtcttttcaGTCTTATGAACTTTACAGTGCCATATCTTAGTTATATAGCTATAATTATGCTAATGGGAGCCATGttcgttttatatttgataCCGTTGAGGTATCTTCTTATGGCGTGGGGTGAGTTAACAATGTTATTATGAATgcaatgaatttataatttactaaaactAAGTATAAGAAAGAGATCTTGAGATGAgccactaataaataaaatattatcataagtaAAATGAgtcccacgttgggcgccaggattttttttaatacctattATCGTAACTTTATTCAATGATTACCAAAACGTATAGCCGAAAACGAAAtcctaataaaaaacatttttcaggtattaacaaatttacaagaaaaatacTTCGTCCCCACACCATACCTAATAATGAAGTTATCGACTTATTATCAAGGGTACCAGATGATGAAACTTTGGTAAGATTGTATGCAATATTTCTATGATTTGTGTGTATGTTGTACACCATTACCGAAATCCTCAGTGCAAAAGCATTACGTAGTTCTTGATTTAACATACGTAtgagaaaatttaattactatttttttatttttcgtaagtATCAACCCTTAACCTACCTTTTATGGGAAACGGATAATTTTGCATAGATTGGAGAACGTTAGGAGTTCATTCTACCACGTAGTTTGATTGGTACAAATGTGTAATGCATCAAataagcaaaatatataaaaatattatgtgtgGAAGTTATAGTCAGTCAATAATCTTAATGACATTATCATTATAGATTTGAAAGTTTATACCTGGATACATAATGTACTAGCAACATAACTCT
Coding sequences within it:
- the LOC124539375 gene encoding multiple C2 and transmembrane domain-containing protein isoform X3, whose amino-acid sequence is MISGSIQEKIIQNVVPSEINMSDKDNKLDRLKNRLIKLHAKIHDRVEDFQDQVQTRIERSKLSRFVSHLSDERSNLDESSLDKDTDEMSSIGSNEIERRKSSIPSLIVDEPNLNVDPKQICKDFLTIEKNGVLYRRCVSTSNLAADNDSNFYSSSDSCFSCLSSSDERTSEIRPRAGSLPPGHILDIPTAINSCSDLIEKIGNRFPRLKSKGDRIHRYLLKNTRLSDVNKRLKAQIWSSVVTIVLVEAKNLPAMDLDTRSSDPYCKFRLGNEKYKSKVVWKTLHPSWLEQFDLHLYDDQEQILEVTVWDKDKQTKDDFLGRCTIDLSTLEREKTHNIWQDLEDGNGQIFLLLTISGTTQSETITDLASYRENPRDVEIIERRYAWHRLNETTSGVGWLCVKVYGAKGLAAADLGGKSDPFCVLELGNARLQTHTEYKTLTPNWMKIFTFTVKDISSILELTVYDEDHDHKVEFLGKLAIPLLNIRNGEKRWFALKDKKMRARAKGNYPQILLEMSVIWNPLKGAIRVVNPKEPKYMHQEAKFKRQLFIRNVMRLKAIIMWFIEVGKILQDCFEWESRIRSFIGLLAWLAFCYNYQMWMLPFLLLTFFARNWLIYRLTVPLKRFRCSPWACLKELFCSGNPLLLPVDDDDLLAEEDDEEEVDKEEKKSLKERLQAIQEVTQTVQNAIGYVASLGEAVKNLMNFTVPYLSYIAIIMLMGAMFVLYLIPLRYLLMAWGINKFTRKILRPHTIPNNEVIDLLSRVPDDETLLDIRELKPQPPGDNRRDARKKHKAA
- the LOC124539375 gene encoding multiple C2 and transmembrane domain-containing protein isoform X7, translated to MISGSIQEKIIQNVVPSEINMSDKDNKLDRLKNRLIKLHAKIHDRVEDFQDQVQTRIERSKLSRFVSHLSDERSNLDESSLDKDTDEMSSIGSNEIERRKSSIPSLIVDEPNLNVDPKQICKDFLTIEKNGVLYRRCVSTSNLAADNDSNFYSSSDSCFSCLSSSDERTSEIRPRAGSLPPGHILDIPTAINSCSDLIEKIGNRFPRLKSKGDRIHRYLLKNTRLSDVNKRLKAQIWSSVVTIVLVEAKNLPAMDLDTRSSDPYCKFRLGNEKYKSKVVWKTLHPSWLEQFDLHLYDDQEQILEVTVWDKDKQTKDDFLGRCTIDLSTLEREKTHNIWQDLEDGNGQIFLLLTISGTTQSETITDLASYRENPRDVEIIERRYAWHRLNETTSGVGWLCVKVYGAKGLAAADLGGKSDPFCVLELGNARLQTHTEYKTLTPNWMKIFTFTVKDISSILELTVYDEDHDHKVEFLGKLAIPLLNIRNGEKRWFALKDKKMRARAKGNYPQILLEMSVIWNPLKGAIRVVNPKEPKYMHQEAKFKRQLFIRNVMRLKAIIMWFIEVGKILQDCFEWESRIRSFIGLLAWLAFCYNYQMWMLPFLLLTFFARNWLIYRLTGGNPLLLPVDDDDLLAEEDDEEEVDKEEKKSLKERLQAIQEVTQTVQNAIGYVASLGEAVKNLMNFTVPYLSYIAIIMLMGAMFVLYLIPLRYLLMAWGINKFTRKILRPHTIPNNEVIDLLSRVPDDETLLDIRELKPQPPGDNRRDARKKHKAA